A DNA window from Candidatus Syntrophoarchaeum caldarius contains the following coding sequences:
- a CDS encoding Glycosyl transferase, group 1 domain protein, which yields MPSDIKILLKGAKSGTHSVYQELIDYPPENCTFLHSPTKKLSIDRLLGAGTYYCKLLNIGIASRNADLTHSHQQLILNRIPWVVDFEHAGAFVHFHHQSVRRCWNRRIIEKLLSSKNCKRILPWSFAAKKSLENVIDFSKLEDKTEVVYPAIHNETFKKSKNDKFKILFVGIRFIVKGGKEVLDTFKILDKKYDNLELILISDVPEYIKNQYKDYDNIKIIDSYISRYDLFKNYYPNADIFVFPTRIDTFGMVLLEAMNFELPIVSTNVFAIPEIIEDGKNGFLIPTKVSQYNKEFLILKNGVNDIRNILEKNSEEMVVQKLVEKISILIEDAKLRERMGKYGKKEIQEGKFSINNRNKKLRDIYEISKRR from the coding sequence ATGCCATCCGATATAAAAATACTTTTAAAAGGTGCAAAATCCGGTACACACTCAGTATATCAGGAGCTCATAGATTATCCGCCTGAAAATTGCACATTTTTGCATAGCCCAACAAAAAAATTATCAATAGACCGCCTTTTGGGTGCTGGCACGTATTACTGTAAATTACTCAACATAGGAATCGCATCAAGAAATGCAGATTTAACCCATTCTCATCAACAACTGATACTCAATAGAATACCGTGGGTTGTTGATTTTGAGCATGCAGGTGCATTTGTCCATTTTCATCATCAAAGCGTGAGGCGGTGCTGGAATAGGAGGATAATTGAGAAGCTACTTTCTTCTAAGAACTGCAAGCGAATTCTACCCTGGAGTTTTGCAGCGAAGAAAAGTCTTGAAAATGTGATTGACTTTTCTAAATTAGAGGATAAAACAGAAGTTGTGTACCCAGCTATCCACAATGAGACATTTAAAAAATCAAAGAACGATAAATTTAAGATTTTATTTGTTGGTATTAGATTTATAGTGAAGGGTGGTAAAGAAGTATTGGATACTTTCAAAATTTTAGATAAAAAATACGATAATTTAGAGTTGATTTTAATTTCTGATGTGCCAGAATATATAAAAAATCAATATAAAGATTACGATAATATAAAAATAATTGACTCTTATATCTCTAGGTACGATCTTTTTAAGAATTATTATCCAAATGCTGATATATTTGTCTTTCCAACTCGTATAGATACATTTGGAATGGTATTACTAGAAGCTATGAATTTCGAACTTCCAATAGTTAGCACGAATGTGTTCGCAATACCTGAAATTATAGAAGATGGAAAAAATGGCTTTTTGATTCCTACGAAAGTTTCTCAATACAATAAGGAATTCTTAATTTTAAAAAATGGCGTTAATGATATAAGAAATATATTAGAGAAGAATAGTGAAGAAATGGTTGTACAAAAATTGGTTGAGAAAATATCTATTCTTATAGAAGATGCAAAATTAAGAGAAAGAATGGGTAAATACGGAAAAAAAGAAATTCAAGAAGGCAAGTTTTCAATTAATAATAGAAATAAAAAATTACGAGATATATATGAAATATCTAAAAGAAGGTGA
- a CDS encoding group 1 glycosyl transferase: MKVCYFGNYEQTYTRNRIIIKGLKKNGVDVVECNDRSQIFFRYLKLIKKHLSIADYDVMIVGESGQPIMPLGKILSKMRKKHLIFDPFISLYDTSVFDKKSVKEGSIKASILYYLDRYSCYLADIVLTDTDQHAKYFNEEFGVPITKMRTVYIGADSDIFYPRDSEKEDDTFKVVFHGSFLPLHGISYIIKAAKLLENEHSIQFEIIGKGQTYDVDLALSKKLDVKNIIFKNWMPFKVLPKHIAKADVYLGIFGDTNKAKRVIPNKAYEVIAMKKPLITGDSPAIREAFTNRENVLLCEMANPESLANAILELKDNEKLRENIAKNGYKLYKERFSPEKIGKEMIKIIEYVIC; this comes from the coding sequence ATGAAAGTATGTTACTTCGGAAATTATGAGCAAACGTATACACGTAACCGGATTATAATAAAAGGTCTCAAGAAAAATGGCGTAGATGTGGTCGAATGTAATGATAGGTCACAAATTTTCTTTAGATATTTGAAACTTATTAAGAAGCATTTATCAATTGCAGATTATGATGTAATGATTGTGGGAGAGTCTGGACAGCCCATAATGCCGCTGGGAAAGATATTATCAAAAATGAGAAAAAAACATTTGATCTTTGACCCTTTTATATCTTTATACGATACATCAGTATTTGATAAAAAATCAGTAAAAGAGGGCTCTATTAAAGCTTCTATACTATATTATTTAGATAGGTATTCTTGTTATCTCGCAGATATAGTTCTCACGGATACAGATCAACATGCAAAATATTTTAATGAAGAATTTGGCGTGCCTATCACTAAAATGAGGACAGTATATATAGGGGCAGACTCGGATATATTTTACCCACGAGATTCTGAAAAAGAAGATGACACTTTCAAAGTCGTCTTTCACGGATCTTTTCTCCCACTCCATGGAATCTCATACATTATTAAGGCAGCAAAGCTTTTAGAAAATGAACATAGTATTCAATTTGAAATAATCGGAAAAGGACAGACATACGATGTTGATTTAGCTTTATCTAAAAAATTGGATGTTAAAAATATTATATTTAAGAATTGGATGCCCTTCAAAGTATTACCAAAACATATAGCCAAAGCAGATGTTTATTTAGGCATTTTTGGAGATACAAATAAGGCTAAAAGAGTGATACCAAACAAAGCATACGAAGTAATCGCAATGAAAAAACCACTAATCACTGGAGATTCACCAGCAATTAGAGAGGCGTTTACAAACCGAGAAAATGTGTTATTATGTGAAATGGCAAACCCAGAATCATTAGCCAACGCAATACTTGAATTGAAAGATAATGAGAAATTAAGAGAAAATATAGCCAAAAACGGTTATAAATTATATAAAGAACGATTTAGCCCAGAGAAAATTGGAAAAGAAATGATAAAGATTATTGAATATGTTATTTGCTAA
- a CDS encoding UDP-N-acetyl-D-glucosamine dehydrogenase, whose translation MMKSLRSKIEDKTAKICIVGLGYVGLPLATEFAKRGFNVIGFDTSREKVEVLKNEIRAGALSENFKVTADPDIAYKNVNFIIICVPTPITKTKEPDLKYIISAAEGISRHLRKGMFVILESTTYPGTTEEVLIPILERSGLKAGFDFGVAYSPERIDPGNKKYTIKNTPKIVSGVTGECTDISAQLYAQITKPVKVSSLKVAEATKIVENVFRAVNIALVNELGLIFGRMGIDTWEVIEAASTKPFGFMPFYPGAGVGGHCIPIDPFYLSWKAKEVGLTTKFIELAGEINQSMPNHVINLVIRGLNDVGKSVKGSKIFILGMAYKKDVDDTRNSPMVEVAKSLIELGAVVRYNDQYVNTVAIKDKVLKSEPIESVHDSDCVIIGTAHSYYNKEKILTYLTEKIVLIDCVNFFNPIEVKNIQIYKKVGSGNAN comes from the coding sequence ATGATGAAATCATTGAGATCGAAAATAGAGGATAAAACCGCTAAGATATGCATCGTGGGTCTCGGCTACGTAGGGCTTCCATTAGCAACAGAGTTTGCAAAAAGAGGTTTTAATGTCATAGGATTCGATACATCCAGAGAGAAAGTGGAGGTGCTGAAGAACGAAATAAGGGCAGGTGCATTAAGTGAGAATTTTAAAGTAACCGCCGATCCTGACATTGCATACAAGAATGTGAATTTTATAATTATCTGTGTTCCAACACCAATAACGAAAACAAAAGAACCAGACCTCAAATATATTATTTCCGCGGCTGAGGGCATTTCAAGACACTTACGGAAAGGTATGTTCGTTATTTTAGAAAGCACGACATATCCAGGAACGACAGAGGAGGTTTTGATTCCAATATTAGAGCGAAGTGGTCTGAAGGCTGGTTTTGATTTCGGTGTTGCATATTCACCCGAACGCATTGACCCAGGAAATAAGAAATACACCATTAAGAATACACCAAAGATCGTCAGTGGTGTAACAGGGGAGTGTACTGATATTTCAGCACAGCTATATGCACAGATAACCAAACCGGTGAAGGTATCATCGCTGAAAGTAGCAGAGGCGACGAAGATAGTGGAAAATGTTTTTCGCGCTGTCAATATAGCACTGGTGAACGAACTTGGGCTTATATTCGGGAGAATGGGGATTGATACCTGGGAGGTGATCGAGGCGGCATCCACTAAACCCTTCGGATTTATGCCTTTTTATCCCGGTGCTGGTGTTGGCGGGCATTGCATTCCCATAGACCCATTTTATCTATCGTGGAAGGCAAAAGAAGTGGGGTTAACCACGAAATTCATTGAATTAGCGGGTGAAATCAACCAGAGCATGCCGAATCATGTTATCAATCTGGTCATTAGAGGTCTTAACGATGTGGGGAAGAGCGTTAAGGGCTCTAAAATATTCATATTGGGGATGGCGTATAAGAAGGATGTGGATGATACACGAAATTCGCCGATGGTTGAAGTTGCCAAGTCACTTATTGAACTTGGTGCTGTTGTGAGATATAACGATCAATATGTTAACACAGTTGCCATCAAGGATAAAGTTTTGAAATCCGAACCAATTGAAAGTGTCCATGATAGTGATTGTGTGATAATCGGAACCGCTCACAGCTATTATAATAAAGAAAAAATTCTTACCTATTTAACCGAAAAAATAGTTTTAATTGACTGTGTAAACTTTTTCAACCCAATCGAGGTAAAGAATATCCAAATTTATAAAAAAGTGGGGAGTGGCAATGCAAATTAA
- a CDS encoding glycosyl transferase family 1, with translation MKIAIVSRYFPPNIRGGGEISAYNLAQALTEIGVDVHVITSTNIYQLEDSKFTLHPIIKNVDLTGILNYLSRNEIFYWNSYKAVSKFLADEDINAVHAMNMDSIPGAVLSAKRYRIPSVITISSQWLTCPTGYMLKSYNEVCNGECSFLNTVNCYMHSPTPNIYEKILGPLYAPIQMRERRIAVRSVGAVVCISQNVKSYVEKIFNINNKILYVIPNIVEVDKYENKKVVEKLHSNILFVGALGKFKGCEYVIKAMPGILKEFPDCILRIIGDGERYKEFAELSKNLEVNQNIIFEGFIQAEKMLDYYNSTDIVVFPSVVPETFGRVAAEAMAAGKPVIASNVGGIPEIVEHEETGILVEPKNPKQIADAVKYLLGNPDVAREMGKRGKELVKKRYSPSIIAKKHLEVYERLSLS, from the coding sequence ATGAAAATAGCTATCGTATCCAGATACTTCCCACCTAATATACGGGGCGGTGGAGAGATAAGTGCATATAATCTCGCACAAGCACTTACAGAAATTGGAGTGGACGTACATGTAATAACATCCACTAATATATACCAATTAGAGGATTCCAAGTTTACTCTGCATCCAATTATCAAAAACGTTGATCTGACAGGCATATTGAATTATCTCAGCAGAAATGAGATTTTTTATTGGAATTCGTATAAAGCAGTGTCTAAGTTTCTGGCAGATGAAGATATAAATGCGGTGCATGCTATGAACATGGATTCTATTCCAGGTGCGGTGCTCTCAGCAAAAAGATATAGAATACCCTCAGTAATAACCATAAGTAGCCAGTGGCTAACATGCCCAACTGGATACATGTTAAAATCATATAATGAAGTGTGCAATGGTGAGTGTAGCTTTTTAAACACCGTAAATTGCTACATGCATTCACCAACACCAAATATTTATGAAAAAATACTTGGACCATTGTATGCCCCAATACAAATGCGTGAAAGGAGAATAGCCGTGCGAAGTGTAGGGGCAGTTGTGTGCATATCTCAAAACGTCAAAAGTTATGTAGAGAAGATATTTAACATTAACAACAAAATCTTATACGTCATTCCAAATATTGTTGAGGTAGATAAATATGAAAATAAAAAAGTGGTTGAAAAATTACACAGTAATATCTTGTTTGTTGGCGCTCTCGGAAAGTTCAAGGGATGTGAATACGTAATTAAAGCTATGCCGGGAATTTTAAAAGAATTTCCAGACTGCATACTAAGGATCATTGGCGATGGCGAAAGATACAAAGAATTTGCAGAACTTTCAAAGAATTTGGAAGTTAACCAAAACATAATTTTTGAGGGGTTTATACAGGCAGAAAAAATGCTTGATTACTACAACTCAACTGATATAGTTGTTTTTCCTTCTGTCGTGCCTGAGACATTTGGGAGGGTGGCTGCTGAAGCGATGGCTGCGGGAAAGCCAGTGATAGCATCAAACGTGGGTGGAATTCCTGAAATTGTCGAGCATGAGGAAACGGGGATATTAGTAGAACCCAAAAATCCAAAACAAATAGCTGATGCTGTGAAATATCTTTTGGGGAATCCTGATGTTGCGAGAGAAATGGGGAAAAGAGGCAAAGAATTGGTTAAGAAGAGATACTCGCCATCTATCATAGCAAAGAAACATCTTGAAGTATATGAGAGGTTATCATTGTCATGA